In the genome of Photobacterium sp. TY1-4, one region contains:
- a CDS encoding SoxR reducing system RseC family protein encodes MMRSLATVVAVAPGQVTVSCQQETSCGHCASRDSCGTGIVSKAVPGRSHQIDIATRESVVVGDIVEIGLPEQSMLNSALLVYVLPLLCLILGAAFGQWWFVDLAGGGEPAVILSAVLSAGAGLLLARRMARRLEHQAAYKPNLIRVLGSPLAATQLINAAPKDSS; translated from the coding sequence ATGATGCGCTCACTGGCGACCGTGGTCGCGGTTGCGCCCGGTCAGGTGACGGTGAGTTGCCAGCAGGAAACCAGCTGCGGGCATTGCGCCTCCCGGGATAGTTGCGGTACCGGTATTGTCAGCAAGGCGGTGCCGGGGCGCAGCCATCAGATTGACATTGCTACCCGTGAGTCCGTCGTAGTCGGTGATATCGTGGAAATCGGCCTGCCTGAGCAAAGCATGCTCAATTCGGCCCTCTTGGTCTATGTGCTGCCTCTGCTATGCTTGATCCTGGGCGCCGCGTTCGGCCAGTGGTGGTTTGTTGATCTGGCGGGCGGCGGAGAGCCGGCGGTGATCCTGAGCGCTGTGCTTAGTGCCGGTGCCGGGCTGCTGCTGGCGCGCCGCATGGCGAGACGTCTGGAACATCAAGCCGCCTATAAACCCAACCTGATTCGGGTGTTAGGCAGCCCGCTTGCGGCAACGCAATTGATAAATGCCGCACCGAAAGATAGCAGCTAG
- the lepA gene encoding translation elongation factor 4, which produces MKHIRNFSIIAHIDHGKSTLSDRLIQVCGGLSDREMAAQVLDSMDLERERGITIKAQSVTLDYLAKDGETYQLNFIDTPGHVDFSYEVSRSLAACEGALLVVDAGQGVEAQTLANCYTAIEMDLEVVPILNKIDLPAADPDRVAEEIEEIVGIDAMEATRCSAKTGLGVDDVLENIVSAIPAPEGDPDAPLQALIIDSWFDNYLGVVSLVRIKNGVLKKNDKIKVMSTGQTWGVDRLGIFTPKQVDKDVLKTGEVGWVVCGIKDILGAPVGDTLTHAKNGCEKPLPGFQKVKPQVYAGLFPVSSDDYENFRDALGKLSLNDASLFYEPESSAALGFGFRCGFLGMLHMEIIQERLEREYDLDLITTAPTVVYEVKKTDGTMMYVDSPAKLPAVNDIDVIGEPIARCNILVPSEYLGNVITLCVEKRGMQVDMVYHGNQVALTYDIPMSEVVLDFFDRLKSTSRGYASLDYNFQRYEESDMVRVDIMLNGDRVDALAIITHKDNAQHRGRDLVEKMKEFIPRQMFDIAIQAAIGNHIIARSTVKQLRKNVIAKCYGGDVSRKKKLLQKQKEGKKRMKQIGNVELPQEAFLAILHVGKDK; this is translated from the coding sequence ATGAAGCACATTCGTAACTTTTCGATTATTGCACACATCGACCATGGTAAGTCGACGTTATCTGACCGCCTGATCCAAGTCTGTGGTGGCCTTTCCGACCGTGAAATGGCAGCCCAGGTGCTGGATTCCATGGACCTTGAGCGCGAGCGCGGTATCACTATCAAAGCCCAGAGCGTGACGCTCGATTACCTGGCGAAAGATGGTGAAACTTATCAGCTGAACTTTATCGACACCCCGGGACACGTCGACTTCTCGTATGAAGTTTCCCGCTCACTGGCCGCCTGTGAAGGGGCGCTGCTGGTGGTGGATGCCGGCCAGGGGGTGGAAGCCCAGACGTTGGCCAACTGCTACACAGCGATCGAAATGGATCTGGAAGTCGTGCCGATTTTGAACAAAATCGACCTGCCGGCCGCCGATCCTGACCGTGTTGCGGAAGAAATTGAAGAAATCGTCGGCATCGACGCGATGGAAGCGACTCGCTGCTCGGCCAAAACCGGTCTGGGCGTAGACGATGTGCTTGAGAATATCGTGTCGGCGATCCCAGCGCCGGAAGGCGATCCGGATGCGCCGCTGCAGGCGTTGATCATCGATTCCTGGTTCGATAACTACCTGGGCGTCGTGTCGCTGGTACGGATCAAGAACGGCGTCCTGAAGAAGAACGACAAGATCAAAGTCATGAGCACCGGCCAGACCTGGGGCGTTGACCGTCTGGGGATCTTCACGCCGAAGCAAGTTGATAAAGACGTGCTGAAAACCGGTGAAGTCGGCTGGGTGGTCTGTGGGATTAAAGACATCCTGGGCGCGCCGGTGGGCGATACCTTGACGCACGCGAAAAACGGTTGTGAAAAACCGCTGCCGGGTTTCCAGAAAGTGAAACCGCAGGTATACGCCGGTCTGTTTCCGGTCTCTTCCGATGATTACGAGAACTTCCGGGATGCGCTGGGCAAATTGAGCCTGAATGATGCGTCGCTGTTCTACGAGCCGGAAAGCTCGGCGGCACTGGGCTTTGGTTTCCGTTGTGGTTTCCTCGGCATGCTGCACATGGAAATCATTCAGGAGCGTCTGGAACGCGAATACGATCTGGACCTGATCACCACGGCACCGACGGTGGTGTACGAAGTGAAGAAAACCGACGGTACCATGATGTACGTTGACAGCCCGGCGAAACTGCCGGCGGTGAACGATATCGATGTGATTGGTGAGCCGATTGCCCGTTGTAACATTCTGGTCCCGAGTGAATACCTGGGTAACGTCATCACTTTGTGTGTCGAGAAGCGCGGCATGCAGGTCGACATGGTTTACCACGGTAACCAGGTTGCCCTGACTTACGACATCCCGATGTCCGAAGTGGTGCTGGACTTCTTCGATCGCCTGAAATCGACCTCTCGCGGTTATGCGTCTCTGGATTACAACTTCCAGCGCTACGAAGAATCCGACATGGTACGTGTGGATATCATGCTGAACGGCGACCGTGTTGATGCTCTGGCGATTATCACGCACAAAGACAATGCGCAGCACCGCGGCCGTGATCTGGTGGAGAAAATGAAAGAATTCATTCCTCGTCAGATGTTCGACATCGCGATTCAGGCGGCCATTGGCAACCATATCATTGCCCGCTCGACGGTGAAGCAGTTGCGTAAAAACGTTATCGCCAAGTGTTACGGTGGTGACGTGAGTCGTAAGAAAAAACTGCTGCAGAAACAGAAAGAAGGTAAGAAACGTATGAAGCAGATCGGCAACGTCGAACTGCCTCAGGAAGCCTTCCTGGCAATTCTGCACGTCGGTAAAGACAAGTAA
- the lepB gene encoding signal peptidase I yields the protein MANTFSLILVLATLVTGIIWVLEKFLWAPKRQLKIEAAALNAGDQVDAKTLQAVAPQPSWVESTSSLFPVIALIMVFRSFIYEPFQIPSGSMMPTLLVGDFILVEKYAYGLRDPVFRHKLVETGEPERGDIVVFKFPPQPNIDYIKRVVGLPGDTVRYSAYKQLCVAPKGSNECTPVPLENMTDSEFSQGMTRLVQFNEQLGEQQHKILIHPLKRDRVLNYKPRPGISEWVVPEGQYFVMGDNRDNSADSRYWGFVPEANLVGKAVGIWISFEFERSAESVLPSWIPTGVRLSRIGGIN from the coding sequence ATGGCAAATACTTTTTCGCTCATTCTGGTGCTGGCTACGCTGGTGACCGGGATCATTTGGGTACTGGAAAAATTTCTCTGGGCGCCGAAACGTCAATTGAAGATTGAAGCCGCCGCCTTAAATGCCGGCGATCAAGTCGATGCTAAAACCCTACAAGCCGTAGCACCGCAACCGAGCTGGGTCGAGTCGACCAGTTCGCTGTTTCCGGTGATTGCGCTCATTATGGTATTTCGCTCATTTATTTATGAGCCGTTCCAGATCCCATCCGGCTCGATGATGCCGACACTGTTGGTGGGAGATTTCATCCTGGTTGAGAAATACGCCTATGGCCTGCGCGATCCGGTCTTCCGACACAAGTTGGTGGAAACCGGTGAACCAGAGCGTGGTGATATTGTGGTGTTTAAGTTCCCGCCTCAGCCGAATATTGACTACATCAAGCGAGTGGTCGGCCTGCCGGGCGATACCGTTCGTTACAGCGCCTACAAACAGCTGTGTGTGGCGCCGAAAGGCAGCAATGAGTGTACCCCGGTTCCGCTGGAGAATATGACCGACAGCGAATTTAGCCAGGGGATGACCCGCTTGGTGCAATTCAATGAGCAACTGGGCGAGCAGCAGCACAAAATCCTGATCCATCCGCTTAAGCGTGATCGGGTGCTGAACTACAAGCCGCGTCCGGGGATCAGCGAATGGGTTGTGCCGGAAGGACAATATTTCGTGATGGGTGATAATCGCGACAACAGTGCTGACAGCCGTTATTGGGGATTTGTGCCTGAAGCCAATCTGGTGGGTAAGGCGGTCGGGATCTGGATCAGCTTTGAGTTTGAACGAAGTGCTGAAAGTGTTCTTCCATCTTGGATTCCTACCGGTGTGCGCTTGAGTCGCATCGGTGGCATAAACTGA
- the rnc gene encoding ribonuclease III: MTSPANKLQRKLGYQFNNTDLLTLALTHRSANGTHNERLEFLGDSILSFVVADDLYHRFPAVDEGDMSRMRATLVRGKTLAELGREFELGDHLLLGPGELKSGGFRRDSILADCVEAIIGAIYLDSDIEVVRKIVLSWYQSRLETIKPGINQKDPKTRLQECLQGRRLPLPAYTVIKVHGEAHNQEFTVQCEVAGLEKPVIGKGGSRRKAEQAAAEIALKQLES, from the coding sequence ATGACGTCTCCTGCAAATAAACTGCAGCGTAAGCTGGGTTATCAATTTAACAACACTGATCTTTTGACCTTGGCACTGACACACCGCAGTGCCAACGGAACGCACAACGAGCGCCTGGAGTTTCTGGGCGATTCGATTCTGAGTTTTGTGGTTGCCGATGATCTCTACCACCGCTTTCCGGCGGTGGACGAAGGCGATATGAGCCGGATGCGCGCAACGCTGGTGCGGGGCAAAACCCTGGCCGAGTTGGGGCGTGAGTTTGAGCTGGGCGATCACCTGCTGCTGGGACCGGGCGAGCTGAAAAGTGGCGGGTTCCGCCGTGACTCGATCCTGGCGGACTGCGTGGAAGCGATTATCGGGGCGATTTACCTCGACAGCGACATTGAAGTCGTCCGAAAAATCGTGCTGAGCTGGTATCAGTCGCGCCTGGAAACCATCAAGCCGGGGATCAATCAGAAAGATCCGAAGACCCGGCTTCAGGAGTGTCTGCAGGGGCGCCGTTTACCGCTGCCTGCATATACTGTAATTAAGGTGCACGGTGAGGCCCACAATCAGGAGTTTACCGTACAGTGCGAAGTGGCAGGCCTGGAGAAGCCTGTGATTGGTAAAGGCGGCAGTCGGCGCAAGGCAGAGCAGGCGGCAGCAGAAATTGCGCTTAAGCAGTTGGAATCATGA
- the era gene encoding GTPase Era produces MTDKTHCGFIAIVGRPNVGKSTLLNRLVGQKLSITSRKPQTTRHRIMGVDTRDGYQAVYVDTPGLHIEEKRTINRLMNRAASSSLTDVELVLFLVDGTLWTPDDEMVLNKLAKSQLPTVLLVNKVDNVKEKYDLFPHLQELASKMDFVDVVPVSAKHGTNVDTVEKIVRKHLPEGEYYFPEEYVTDRSQRFMASEIIREKLMRFTGDELPYSVTVEIERFDYNPDTDGFDINGLILVERQGQKKMVIGKGGEKIKTIGRQARLDMEDLFERKVYLELWVKVKSGWADDERALRSLGYIDDL; encoded by the coding sequence ATGACAGACAAAACACATTGCGGCTTTATCGCCATCGTCGGCCGACCAAATGTCGGGAAATCGACGCTGCTGAACCGTTTGGTCGGCCAGAAGTTGTCGATCACCTCGCGGAAACCTCAGACCACCCGCCACCGGATCATGGGAGTCGATACCCGTGACGGTTACCAGGCGGTGTATGTTGATACCCCGGGCCTGCACATTGAAGAAAAGCGCACCATTAACCGCCTGATGAACCGTGCGGCCAGCAGCTCGCTGACCGATGTGGAGCTGGTGCTGTTTCTGGTCGACGGCACCCTGTGGACGCCTGATGACGAGATGGTGCTGAACAAGCTGGCCAAGTCGCAGTTGCCAACCGTGCTGCTGGTCAACAAGGTCGACAACGTCAAAGAGAAGTACGATCTGTTCCCGCACCTGCAGGAATTGGCGAGCAAGATGGACTTTGTCGATGTCGTCCCGGTGTCTGCTAAACACGGGACTAATGTTGATACGGTTGAGAAGATCGTCCGCAAGCACCTGCCGGAAGGTGAGTACTACTTCCCGGAAGAGTATGTGACCGACCGTTCGCAGCGTTTCATGGCATCCGAGATCATCCGGGAGAAGCTGATGCGCTTTACCGGTGATGAACTGCCGTACTCGGTGACGGTGGAAATCGAGCGCTTTGATTACAACCCGGACACCGACGGCTTTGATATCAACGGCCTGATCCTGGTTGAGCGTCAGGGCCAGAAGAAAATGGTGATCGGCAAAGGCGGCGAGAAGATCAAAACCATTGGTCGTCAGGCACGGCTCGATATGGAAGATCTGTTCGAGCGCAAGGTCTACCTGGAGCTGTGGGTGAAAGTGAAATCCGGCTGGGCCGATGACGAACGTGCCCTGCGTAGCCTGGGTTACATCGACGATCTGTAA
- the recO gene encoding DNA repair protein RecO translates to MEGLQRCFVLHTRPYSETSLILDVFSEDSGRVTLLAKGARRKRSNLKGALQPFTPLFIKWSGRGSMPVLTQAEPISIGLPMRSYILYSAMYVNEILARVLEPNTPYPVLFLDYLNVLRELAQAENPEPALRRFELALLYHLGYGIDFLHCAGSGLPVEDGMTYSYREQRGFIASMVQGQLTFTGNQLKAIAARHFDSPDQLRAAKRFTRIALKPYLGGKPLKSRELFTLRGRSSGK, encoded by the coding sequence ATGGAGGGGCTACAGCGCTGTTTTGTCCTTCATACGCGTCCCTATAGCGAGACGAGCCTGATCCTGGATGTCTTCAGCGAGGACTCAGGCCGTGTCACCCTCCTTGCCAAAGGCGCGCGCCGCAAACGCTCCAACCTCAAAGGCGCGCTGCAACCTTTTACACCGCTGTTCATCAAATGGTCAGGCCGGGGCTCAATGCCGGTGCTGACTCAGGCCGAGCCGATCAGTATCGGCCTGCCGATGCGCAGCTATATCCTGTACTCCGCTATGTATGTCAATGAGATCCTGGCGCGGGTGCTGGAGCCCAATACTCCTTACCCGGTGTTGTTTCTGGATTACCTGAATGTGCTGCGTGAGCTGGCGCAGGCGGAGAATCCAGAGCCTGCACTGCGGCGCTTTGAACTGGCACTGCTGTACCATCTCGGCTATGGCATCGACTTTCTTCACTGTGCCGGTAGCGGCCTGCCGGTAGAAGATGGGATGACCTATAGCTACCGTGAGCAGCGGGGCTTTATCGCCTCGATGGTGCAGGGGCAACTGACGTTTACCGGCAATCAGCTCAAGGCCATCGCAGCCAGACATTTTGACAGTCCGGATCAGCTTCGGGCCGCAAAACGCTTTACACGGATAGCCCTGAAACCGTATCTTGGCGGCAAACCATTAAAAAGCAGGGAATTGTTTACCCTCAGAGGAAGGAGTTCCGGAAAATGA
- the pdxJ gene encoding pyridoxine 5'-phosphate synthase, with the protein MNNILLGVNIDHIATLRNARGTRYPDPVHAAEVAERAGADGITIHLREDRRHITDRDVRILRETIQTRMNLEMAVTDEMVQIALDTKPEFVCLVPEKREELTTEGGLDVAGQLEKIKAATAKLTEAGILVSLFIDADRAQIDAAVACGAPYIELHTGHYADAQTEAEQQAELKKIAAAASYADDQGIKVNAGHGLTYHNVKPIAALPELYELNIGHSIIGRAVFDGLHTAVADMKAVMLEARR; encoded by the coding sequence ATGAACAACATTTTACTCGGCGTGAATATCGATCATATTGCGACCTTACGGAATGCACGGGGGACGCGTTACCCGGATCCGGTCCACGCAGCAGAAGTGGCAGAGCGTGCCGGTGCCGATGGGATCACCATTCACCTGCGTGAAGATCGTCGCCATATCACTGACCGCGATGTCCGTATTTTGCGTGAAACCATCCAGACCCGAATGAACCTGGAAATGGCGGTGACCGATGAAATGGTCCAGATCGCACTGGATACCAAGCCGGAGTTTGTCTGTCTGGTGCCGGAGAAGCGTGAAGAGCTGACGACTGAAGGTGGCCTGGATGTCGCCGGGCAGTTGGAAAAAATCAAAGCCGCGACGGCAAAACTGACCGAAGCCGGGATTTTAGTATCGCTGTTTATCGATGCCGACCGTGCGCAGATCGATGCCGCCGTTGCCTGTGGCGCGCCGTACATTGAGCTGCACACCGGCCACTATGCGGATGCCCAAACGGAAGCGGAGCAGCAGGCCGAGCTGAAGAAAATTGCCGCTGCGGCCAGCTACGCTGACGATCAGGGCATCAAGGTCAATGCCGGTCACGGCCTGACTTACCACAACGTGAAGCCGATCGCCGCGCTGCCGGAGTTGTACGAGCTCAATATCGGCCACTCGATTATCGGCCGTGCCGTCTTTGACGGCCTGCACACTGCCGTGGCAGATATGAAAGCGGTGATGCTGGAAGCGCGTCGCTGA
- the acpS gene encoding holo-ACP synthase, which produces MAILGLGTDIAAIDRVENVFSRTGDTFAERVLAPEELAVFHGLKHKARYLAKRFAVKEAASKALGTGIACGVTFHDFTVSNDALGKPVLALSGKAGELAAQMGVRHVHLTIADEKQYAVATVILES; this is translated from the coding sequence ATGGCGATTCTGGGGCTGGGCACCGATATCGCGGCCATCGACCGGGTGGAGAACGTGTTCTCACGCACCGGGGATACGTTTGCTGAGCGGGTGCTGGCACCGGAGGAGCTGGCGGTTTTTCACGGCCTGAAGCACAAGGCCCGCTATCTGGCCAAGCGGTTTGCGGTCAAAGAAGCGGCCTCGAAAGCGCTGGGCACTGGCATTGCCTGCGGGGTGACGTTCCATGACTTTACCGTCAGCAACGATGCCCTGGGTAAACCGGTGCTGGCGCTGTCCGGCAAGGCCGGGGAGCTGGCGGCGCAGATGGGTGTGCGGCATGTTCATCTGACCATTGCCGATGAAAAGCAATACGCGGTGGCGACGGTGATCCTCGAAAGCTGA
- the barA gene encoding two-component sensor histidine kinase BarA has protein sequence MTKYGLRARVFTLTLAPTLIIGLLLSAFFTMSRYRDLEHQLLSTGASIIEPLAISTEYGMTDKNREAVRRLISYAHRKHSEIVRSIAVFDADNQLFVTSNFHRNFETLMYPDDQPIPLLLDTRLNENALILRAPILSEGQFSTLSTPGMQAKPLGYIALELDLSALRLQQYQEVFTALMVLLLGLTLASMFAYRLMRDVTRPVSHMVSVVDRIRRGHLDVRIEGQLLGELDTLKNGINAMAISLSEYHIEMQQSIDQATSDLRETLEQLEIQNVELDIAKKRAQEAARVKSEFLANMSHELRTPLNGVIGFTRQMLKTRLSSSQQDYLQTIEKSANNLLTIINDILDFSKLEAGKLLLENIPFDFTDSLDEVMKLLAPSAHEKGLELTLKIDERIPAGLIGDPLRIQQVLTNLIGNAVKFTERGNIDVSVELKADKDETVELQFIVRDTGIGISERQQAQLFQAFSQADASISRRYGGTGLGLVITQKLVTQMGGEISLTSRLHQGSTFWFSLRLTKTDLPVSQPLNTASLNGKKLLLIEPNMQAASILQQRLIRAGIHVTYRSTMPEEAEQHEFALLCLAPGEQPPIATLLDMVFKAEQHSEKVMVCLPTTELALSERLLNAGVSACLPKPLAQRKLLETLITEPDELAEPAPQLLPAAAQSILPLTVMAVDDNPANLKLISALLSERVETVITATGGRKAVEYAHQKRFDLIFMDIQMPEMDGVTACQEIHQTDLNHHTPVIAVTAHAMAGERERLLNAGMDDYLTKPIEEHILQQILAKWIRADDTTTDAVPNGELSAAPAPQPESEPLNQNISWDWDLALKQAAGKEELARDMLQMLLDYMPEVEMLVNEALDGKDIELWPPIHKLHGSCAYSGVPRLKSLCHTIETELKAGTSTDELEPELFELVDEMNNVVKASKAYRP, from the coding sequence ATGACCAAATATGGACTTCGTGCCAGGGTGTTCACCCTGACATTAGCACCGACGCTGATTATCGGCCTGCTCCTGAGCGCTTTTTTCACCATGAGCCGCTACCGAGACCTCGAACATCAGCTGCTGTCGACCGGCGCCAGTATTATCGAGCCCCTTGCGATTTCCACCGAATACGGCATGACCGACAAAAACCGCGAAGCGGTCCGGCGCCTGATCAGCTACGCCCACCGCAAGCACTCGGAAATTGTCCGCAGCATTGCGGTGTTTGATGCCGACAACCAGCTGTTCGTCACCTCCAATTTCCACCGCAACTTCGAAACCCTGATGTACCCGGACGACCAGCCGATCCCACTGCTGCTCGACACCCGGCTCAATGAAAATGCCCTGATTTTAAGAGCGCCGATCCTCAGCGAGGGGCAATTCAGCACCTTGTCCACCCCGGGCATGCAGGCCAAACCACTGGGCTACATTGCGCTGGAACTTGATCTCAGCGCCCTGCGCCTGCAGCAGTACCAGGAAGTCTTTACCGCCCTGATGGTGCTGTTGCTGGGCCTGACGCTGGCTTCAATGTTCGCCTACCGCCTGATGCGTGATGTCACCCGGCCGGTCTCCCATATGGTCAGCGTGGTTGATCGGATCCGCCGCGGCCACCTGGACGTACGAATTGAAGGCCAGCTGCTGGGCGAGCTCGACACGCTGAAAAACGGCATCAATGCCATGGCGATCTCACTGTCGGAATACCACATTGAGATGCAGCAGAGTATCGATCAAGCCACTTCAGATCTGCGCGAAACCCTGGAGCAGCTGGAGATCCAGAACGTCGAGCTGGATATCGCCAAAAAACGGGCTCAGGAAGCGGCCCGGGTGAAATCCGAGTTCCTGGCCAATATGTCCCACGAGCTGCGTACCCCGCTCAACGGCGTCATCGGCTTTACCCGCCAGATGCTCAAGACCCGGCTCAGCAGCAGCCAACAGGACTACCTGCAGACGATCGAGAAATCCGCCAACAACCTGCTGACCATCATCAACGATATTCTCGACTTCTCGAAGCTCGAAGCCGGCAAGCTGCTGCTGGAAAATATTCCGTTCGACTTTACCGACTCGCTTGATGAAGTGATGAAGCTGCTGGCCCCGAGCGCCCACGAGAAAGGCCTCGAGCTGACGCTGAAAATCGACGAGCGGATCCCTGCCGGGCTGATCGGCGATCCACTGCGGATCCAGCAGGTGCTAACCAACCTGATCGGCAACGCGGTGAAATTCACCGAGCGCGGCAACATCGATGTGTCCGTCGAACTCAAGGCCGACAAGGATGAAACCGTCGAGCTGCAATTTATCGTCCGCGACACCGGGATCGGGATTTCCGAGCGTCAGCAGGCCCAATTGTTCCAGGCCTTCAGCCAGGCCGATGCCAGTATCTCCCGTCGCTACGGCGGCACCGGGCTGGGGCTGGTGATCACCCAGAAACTGGTCACCCAGATGGGCGGCGAGATCAGCCTGACCAGTCGCCTACATCAGGGCTCAACGTTCTGGTTCAGCCTGCGCCTGACCAAAACCGACTTGCCGGTCTCGCAGCCACTCAACACCGCCTCGCTCAACGGCAAGAAACTGCTGCTGATCGAGCCGAACATGCAGGCCGCCTCGATCCTGCAACAACGCCTGATCCGGGCCGGCATCCATGTCACCTACCGCTCGACCATGCCGGAAGAAGCCGAGCAGCATGAGTTTGCCCTGCTCTGTCTGGCACCGGGCGAGCAGCCGCCGATTGCTACCCTGCTCGATATGGTATTCAAGGCCGAGCAGCACAGCGAGAAAGTGATGGTCTGCCTGCCGACCACCGAGCTGGCCCTGTCCGAGCGCCTGCTCAATGCTGGCGTTTCCGCCTGCCTGCCTAAACCGCTGGCACAGCGCAAGCTACTGGAGACCCTGATCACCGAGCCGGACGAGCTGGCTGAGCCGGCGCCGCAACTCCTGCCGGCCGCGGCCCAAAGTATCCTGCCGCTGACGGTGATGGCGGTCGATGATAACCCGGCCAACCTGAAGCTGATTTCAGCCCTGCTGAGCGAGCGGGTCGAGACCGTGATCACTGCCACCGGCGGGCGCAAAGCGGTCGAGTATGCCCACCAGAAACGCTTCGATTTGATCTTTATGGATATCCAGATGCCGGAAATGGACGGGGTCACCGCCTGTCAGGAAATCCACCAAACCGACCTCAACCACCACACCCCGGTGATCGCGGTCACCGCCCACGCCATGGCCGGCGAGCGCGAACGCCTGCTCAATGCGGGGATGGATGACTACCTGACCAAACCGATTGAAGAGCATATCCTGCAGCAGATCCTTGCCAAGTGGATCCGGGCAGATGACACGACAACGGATGCTGTCCCAAACGGTGAGCTGTCTGCCGCCCCGGCGCCCCAGCCTGAGTCAGAGCCGCTCAATCAGAATATTAGCTGGGACTGGGATCTGGCCCTGAAACAGGCCGCGGGGAAAGAGGAACTGGCGCGGGACATGCTGCAAATGCTGCTTGACTATATGCCGGAGGTCGAGATGCTGGTCAACGAAGCGCTGGACGGCAAGGATATCGAATTGTGGCCGCCGATCCACAAGCTGCACGGCAGCTGTGCCTACAGCGGCGTTCCGCGCCTCAAGAGCCTGTGCCACACCATCGAAACCGAGCTCAAGGCCGGGACCAGCACCGATGAGCTCGAACCCGAGCTGTTTGAGCTGGTCGACGAAATGAACAACGTCGTCAAGGCCTCCAAAGCCTACCGGCCTTAG
- the rlmD gene encoding 23S rRNA (uracil(1939)-C(5))-methyltransferase RlmD: MARFFKPQKRKLTDTKHKEMTIRRLDHLGAGIGHLDKKPVFVDGALPDETVVVQLTEDKKQYARAKVIKRLNDSPARTQPQCPIYEQCGGCNLQHLSHAGQVAAKQQALGELMGKFAATDQGQSVEQAPPITGDAWHYRRRARFSLRAESGPLQFGFRRKQSKAIVDVSHCPVLAESLNALLPPLRKLLAGLKGKKHLGHLELVEADNGRVVMIRHLQPFNDVDQAALLAFAKQHSVILYLAPTADSLERVTGEAPYYALNGQKLYFTPRDFIQVNAPVNARMVQQALDWLDVGPQDRVLDLFCGLGNFSLPLAKQVQAVVGVEGVDEMVRRATDNATQAQLANTEFYQANLEADVTTQPWAQAPFTKILLDPARAGAAGVMSHVVKLAPERVVYVSCNPATLARDSQVLLQQGYQLARLGMLDMFPHTGHLESMALFIRSEQGRKK; this comes from the coding sequence ATGGCACGTTTTTTTAAGCCTCAGAAACGAAAATTAACCGACACCAAACACAAGGAAATGACCATTCGCCGACTCGATCACCTCGGGGCCGGGATTGGTCATCTCGACAAAAAGCCGGTATTTGTTGATGGGGCCTTACCGGATGAAACCGTGGTGGTGCAGCTGACGGAAGATAAAAAGCAGTATGCCCGTGCCAAAGTGATCAAGCGCCTGAACGATAGCCCCGCACGGACTCAGCCGCAATGCCCGATCTACGAGCAGTGCGGCGGCTGTAATTTGCAGCACTTGTCCCATGCCGGCCAGGTGGCTGCCAAACAGCAGGCACTGGGCGAGCTGATGGGTAAATTTGCCGCCACGGATCAAGGGCAGTCTGTTGAACAGGCGCCGCCCATCACCGGGGATGCCTGGCACTATCGCCGCCGAGCCCGGTTCAGCCTGCGCGCTGAGAGCGGGCCGTTGCAGTTTGGTTTTCGCCGCAAGCAGAGCAAAGCTATCGTGGACGTCAGCCATTGCCCGGTGCTGGCAGAATCGCTGAATGCATTGTTGCCGCCGTTGCGGAAATTGCTGGCGGGCCTGAAGGGCAAAAAGCATCTCGGGCATTTGGAGCTGGTGGAAGCCGACAATGGCCGGGTCGTGATGATCCGTCACCTGCAGCCGTTCAATGACGTCGATCAGGCGGCGCTGCTGGCTTTTGCAAAGCAGCATTCGGTGATCCTGTATCTGGCACCGACAGCTGACAGCCTGGAGCGCGTGACCGGCGAGGCGCCTTACTATGCGCTGAACGGACAGAAGCTCTATTTCACCCCGCGTGATTTCATCCAGGTCAACGCACCGGTCAATGCCAGGATGGTGCAGCAGGCGCTGGACTGGCTTGACGTCGGCCCACAGGATCGGGTGTTGGATTTATTCTGTGGTTTAGGTAACTTTAGTTTACCCTTAGCCAAACAGGTCCAGGCCGTCGTCGGCGTGGAAGGGGTGGACGAGATGGTCCGCCGCGCCACGGATAATGCGACGCAGGCGCAGTTGGCCAATACCGAATTTTACCAGGCCAACCTGGAAGCGGATGTCACCACCCAGCCCTGGGCGCAGGCACCGTTTACCAAGATTTTGCTGGATCCGGCCCGGGCCGGTGCTGCGGGCGTGATGTCGCACGTGGTCAAGCTGGCTCCGGAGCGGGTGGTGTACGTCTCTTGCAACCCGGCCACCCTGGCCCGGGACAGTCAGGTGCTGTTGCAGCAGGGGTATCAGTTGGCACGTTTGGGAATGCTGGATATGTTCCCTCACACCGGACACTTAGAATCAATGGCGCTGTTTATCCGGTCGGAGCAGGGCCGCAAAAAATAG